From a region of the Gossypium raimondii isolate GPD5lz chromosome 10, ASM2569854v1, whole genome shotgun sequence genome:
- the LOC105775492 gene encoding uncharacterized protein LOC105775492 has protein sequence MRNYAKFMNDMFSKKSRLGEFETVALTEECIAMLMNKLPLKLKEPGSFTILCSIENHYVSKSLCDLGESINLIPISILKKLEIGKTRPTTIMLQLVDCSYAHAEDTDEYCYAIGIIDTIVKEELVEFCYNNCDNETDSVELNEEEVIEELSGLMEAKQMENGARRSFKSLNFLERSFKPPRPSIKDPPTLELKPLPLHLKYVYLGDNNMFLVVIFVKLKSD, from the exons ATGCGTAATTACGCAAAGTTCATGAATGATATGTTCTCAAAGAAGAGCAGACTAGGGGAATTTGAAACTGTTGCTCTCACTGAAGAGTGCATAGCAATGTTGATGAACAAATTGCCACTAAAACTGAAGGAGCcggggagttttactattctttGCTCAATTGAAAATCATTATGTAAGCAAATCATTATGTGATTTAGGtgaaagtataaatttaataccTATATCCATTTTAAAGAAATTGGAAATTGGAAAGACGAGACCTACGACTATCATGCTGCAGTTAGTTGATTGTTCTTATGCACATGcggaag ATACAGATGAATATTGTTATGCCATTGGGATTATTGACACAATAGTGAAGGAAGAATTGGTAgaattttgttacaacaattgtGATAATGAAACAGACTCAGTTGAGTTAAATGAAGAGGAGGTGATTGAAGAACTTAGTGGACTAATGGAGGCTAAGCAAATGGAAAATGGAGCAAGGAGGagttttaaatctttaaattttttagagcGTTCTTTTAAACCTCCTCGACCCTCTATAAAGGACCCTCCTACTTTGGAGCTGAAGCCTTTGCCATTACATTTGAAGTACGTCTACTTGGGAGACAACAACATGTTTCTAGTAGTTAtctttgtaaaattaaaatctgattaa